A window of Nicotiana sylvestris chromosome 8, ASM39365v2, whole genome shotgun sequence genomic DNA:
tggaagcctaagttgaaagagtgaGTTGGCCAGAGTTTGATTTTTATGTAGATGActctggaatggagttttgatggtttcaatagcttcgtatgataattttagaCTTAGGCGTACGTCCGGATGTTGATTTAGAAGTCTGTAGGTTGATTTGGTACtttttggcaaaagttgaaaaGTTAAAGATTTGGAAGGTTGATAGGTTTGACTAAGTGTTGACTTTACTAATATCAAGTTCGGATAGTAATTTCGGGAGTTGGTGTGGCTCCattgtgtcattttggacttgcaAGTCTTTGGTTGTGACTTCTAGATTATATCGATACAAAATGACTACGTAACCCTATTTGCATTAAAAATAAAATGGACATAATAGACAATTCATAACATACTTGAACATGAAATGACTAAAGTGCTCTTGGTCGGCAAGCAGGGATCACAACAATCTTCTACTCTAGGTGGCTCGGTGACAACGGGCTCCTACTTTAAAGCCACTTTTATATAGTAGGAAAAATAcgagtgatttttaattttatacAAATAATATACGTGGCAGGCCAAAAAAAAATCATATGACAAAACTAAAGTCCCAAAATTGACCAAGTCAAGACTATCAGATATAGGGGTAAATTTGAGAGTACAAaaccaaaacaacaacaaatTAAACTCAAGCGACCAAATTATAGGAGGGAGGTGTCAAAAATAAGTATGACGTATGAATTACATGTGCTATGTCCATTTTTTTAATAGACCGGGTTACCCTCCAccccctctctttttttttttttttgaaaaatacataGCGCATAAAAAGCATATATAAATGAAATTTAATGTACTAAAGGAGCAATAGAGTGTTGGATGGTGCAATAGTTAAAGCCTAAATTTAAAGTTGGGTTTTAGTGATAGAGTCTAGGGTTCAATTCCTACCATCTATAaaattttgtttttctcttttgttttttgtttttttaatgtttttcatttcttttcatcTTTTGGTTTACGTATTTACAtacaaataatttaatatttataataatttcccaacataattaaaataatttaatatttattaaaTAATTATGATTTTCAATTcattaaaagtaaaaaaagagaAACCTTTATTATTTCGTTAAAAACAATCTACCGatagtttttattttgtattatAAGCAATACAAAattaatttctttctttttattttcaacatAGAATTATGAGTttcattttataattaaaatttctCACTAGAGAAATTCAATTAATATATACATGTTAATCTTTTTCTTGGAATTCTTTGATTtcttaatactccctccgttttatattgaatgaggtactttcctttttagtctgttccaaaataaatgacacatttctaaatttggtaatcCTTTACGTTTGAGATACCAATATTACCCTTACCATCCCTCCTTCAAAAATCTGACACGGACCCACTGAATTTAAGAGTAAACGGTTTGTGATAGTAACTTTATTAGGTTAGGTTGAAAAGTCAAATGTTTGTAAAGTGAAGCCACTACATGTCAGATCTTTTCCATGCTCGTTGGCATGTGGCTTCTTCTATTTTggttcttttatgtttttttgctGCGGTTACAAATATTTTCGTGGAAATTGGAATATTGCGAGCCTATGTAACTTACTTATATGCTTCATTTTTTATCCCAAATTACCAATAAAGACACATTAATTGAAGTTataaagtgacattatttgaCCAAAGTCACTAGATAATCGACCACAAATACTGCCGTGATTCAAGACATATGGTGATGAACAACACCATTAAATTTTCAAAATCCGTAACTGCTTATAAAATGGATTTTAATCTAAACCATCATGATCATAGAAGTTCTATAGAAGTCCAATCTTCTCTCCAACAAAATCATTTTAGCATCTCAAGAGAAAGAAAAGCACTAATGAAATTTTATACTCCTATTTCTTGTTAAGTCTTCAAAAAGTTGAAGGTACCAACAAGTAGTAATTTCAATAAGGAATTCATCCTTACACCATACCAAAGTGCAGGTTAACCATATTTCCAAAGTAGAGGTTACAAAGTCTTTGCAGAAATAGAGGTTACACAAAAACTACATGATACCCAATGCTATAAAACAAAGATGAACTTTACAAAAATAAGTTGCAGATAACCTTGATCTATTACTCTAGCTTAAAGTAGAGCTAGAGCTTCATTAACAATACCAATGTCGCAACAAACTTGAGTAGGAAGAGTTCCCTGTCGCTCTAGCATGTCCTTTTTCATATGTGGCACATTGTAGTTATTTCCACCTTTATCTTTCATCACTTTAACCATGAAAGATTGTAGAGTCAGAAACACATGATTCAGTCGTTCAACTGTCATGTCATTAAACGATTTCTCAACTACATTTACTAACTCGTCAATAGTTTTTGGAGCCATTTGATGTTGAAGAAACTGAATAGCTCTGAAGTATCCGAGGTCCAAAACATTTAAATCTGGACTGTTAGGAGGTTGAAAGCAAAGTCTAAAATCAAATTCATCTTGCCGAGAAGCTTCGGTAAAATGCAAGTCATTAACACTAAGGTGAGGTCTCGCATTATCTTGTTGGAGGAGCATTTGACTGCGAAAGTGGCCATTTTGATCGAATCGCTGGAAGAACGTTTTCAATTAAATAATTCCTAGTGACATCTTTAGTGACTGATAAAATAGGCTTTGTTTCTAAGGTTCCAGCTACTCTGTTTTTGCTATTCCTTTTGGCAGGTTCCTTGAACACAAAAGGAAATATTCCTATTTTTCCTAAAAATAACTCAGTTCCATCTTCAACAAGCCTAGGGCGCGCAACAACAACCATAAACATAACTTTTGTTATGAAATTTTTACTTTTACAAGATCTATATGGATTTGGCTCTTGTTCTTCGGGGAGAAGATAGAACTTTTCAGATTTTTTCGACAAAAAGAACCATTTTTCATCTATATGAACATAATTAAACGTGTCTGAAAATATAGGATTTGAATTTAGCATACTAGACTCAATCATTGATAGACAAAATTGAAGTCTTGCCTTCTTATTTTCCTCTGTCAAATAAGGCTTTACGACATTGGTATGTGACCTTCTTAATATCAAATTCGTTTTCTCCCAACTCTGCCTACAAGATGTGGAGATACATTTAATGGAGCACCATTAGCAACACTTAATTTTGTCTGTTGTCAAATTCTTTCCACAGTACTCCTTGAAGTATTAAATAAAATCACAGCTTGCTTTAAAGACCCATGTTTAACAACTCCATTTTTGCTTTCCTTCAAAAGCCATTCGGCAACAGCATGACGCTCCTTACTTTTTAGTCGTCTTTGTCTAATAATTGAGTCTAATTGCGAGTCACTCATTTGTGTATAATTAATCACATATGCTAGATAAAATAGGATTAAAATCAGAATGTAAGAGAAAATTAGAAACACTAGAAGATAAAACAGAATTATGAAGAAAAACAGTGAAGCATAAGTGAATAATCTCAAATATCTCTACATAAATAGACAAGTTTTTCACCAAATTAAAAAAGAGAAATTTTTGGCGCCACAAGAATGAAAGAGACAACTTTTTTGTCGCCACAAGAGTGGAAGAAATTTCACATACGTAAGAAATTTGACGCACTGGACCTTTGATCTTAGAGTAGCCATGGAAGGAAATGTTTTTTGACTTAGTTAATGTAGCAGATGATGTGACATGTGGGCCACATTTGACTTAGTATCTACTTTATCATGATTTTCATTAAAAAGCTAGTATGTGGGCCCTTAAGGGTAAAATTGGTACTTAAGGTAATTTGGCAATAGTCTACTCCTGTTTATTAAACtctgtgccgagtcaaactacctcaaaCAATATGAAACGGATGGAGTATTATTTTCTTTTTGACTTTAATTATTACAATTTTAGTTATGTGTATACTATATGCCTTTTATTAATCAAAATTCTAATTATAAATCttatattttctatatttttccTGAAATatgttttttattttctcttttgttCCTTAACTATTGTAATTGTATTATCATtagaaattttcaaaaaaaaaaatatggtcATTCATATTATGAAATATAAACTGAGTATAACCATTGCATGGCACATTAGACACCCTCACTACAAGTGGCAAAAACGTGTCACAACCTCCTATTGATAATAATTCTCCAAACCTTTTGTCTAACAAAATGGATTTGGTAG
This region includes:
- the LOC138875031 gene encoding uncharacterized protein, which encodes MSDSQLDSIIRQRRLKSKERHAVAEWLLKESKNGVVKHGSLKQAAELGENEFDIKKVTYQCHTFNYVHIDEKWFFLSKKSEKFYLLPEEQEPNPYRSCKSKNFITKVMFMVVVARPRLVEDGTELFLGKIGIFPFVFKEPAKRNSKNRRFDQNGHFRSQMLLQQDNARPHLSVNDLHFTEASRQDEFDFRLCFQPPNSPDLNVLDLGYFRAIQFLQHQMAPKTIDELVNVVEKSFNDMTVERLNHVFLTLQSFMVKVMKDKGGNNYNVPHMKKDMLERQGTLPTQVCCDIGIVNEALALL